Proteins co-encoded in one Erinaceus europaeus chromosome 2, mEriEur2.1, whole genome shotgun sequence genomic window:
- the PCDHB1 gene encoding protocadherin beta-1, which translates to MAFVHRKLWRSRQVGSLLVFLFVSVGGAATIRYSVAEEMESGSFVANVAKDLGLEVGKLAARGARLVSEGNRLHFRLHRKTGDLFVKEKLDRESLCGKADPCVMHFEIVLVDPLQSFRAEVRVFDINDNAPVFLNKEPVLKIPESTPLGSRFPLQSAQDLDVGLNGLQNYTLSANAYFHLHTRFRSHGPKYAELVLDKPLDREEEPVINLTITAVDGGSPPKSGNAHIRVEVLDVNDHVPQFSRLVYRVQVPEDSANSSLVATVTATDQDEGSNKAITYSLAQNTEAVLQTFQIDSQTGEVRLRRPLDFEAVETYDIDIQATDGGGLSAHSKVLVEVVDVNDNPPEVTVSSVSSPLPEDSPLQTVVALFTVRDRDTRVGGKITCFLREDLPFSVKPTLRNSYSLVTDSSLDRERVSGYNVTLVAMDTGPPSLSTETVLEVLIADINDNPPEFLEDSYILTVRENNSPAIFIGKVHAEDRDVGKNAQVTYSLLPPKSGDLSVFAYISINADNGKLYALRTMDYEAIQDFQFVVKATDGGFMSLSSQVTVRVVVLDDNDNRPMILYPLQNGTFPCNDLVPRSAEAGYLVTKVVAVDGDSGQNSWLSYHLLKATDPGLFSVQQQNGEIRTLRQISERDPMMQKLIILVQDHGQPALSTTASLNILLVEGFSEPYLQFRDPSKEPTRVNPTTKYLVISLAVLSFLFLLSVTVIFVIHIYHKITKYREKFTIQEHFYDDCNFPNNLVQGGANGSLTQPCPYEMCSATGTSNSEFRFLKRFMPNFPFPHGTGEVKREAGSSLPANSNRKRSQGSGGHAQGSDDYM; encoded by the coding sequence ATGGCGTTTGTTCACAGAAAACTCTGGCGAAGCAGGCAAGTGGGATCTCTTCTCGTTTTTCTGTTTGTGTCTGTAGGGGGTGCGGCCACCATTCGCTACTCAGTGGCGGAGGAGATGGAGAGCGGCTCGTTCGTGGCGAATGTGGCCAAGGACCTGGGGCTGGAGGTGGGGAAGCTGGCTGCCCGCGGGGCGCGGCTGGTCTCCGAGGGCAACAGGCTGCATTTCCGGCTGCACCGCAAGACCGGGGACTTGTTTGTAAAGGAGAAACTGGATCGGGAGTCACTTTGTGGCAAAGCGGACCCATGTGTTATGCACTTTGAAATAGTCCTGGTGGACCCCCTGCAGTCCTTCCGAGCTGAAGTCAGGGTATTTGATATCAATGACAATGCCCCGGTATTCCTCAACAAGGAGCCCGTTTTAAAGATTCCTGAGAGCACTCCCCTGGGCTCCCGTTTTCCACTGCAGAGCGCTCAGGATCTGGACGTTGGCCTCAATGGGCTGCAAAACTACACCTTGAGTGCCAACGCCTATTTCCACCTGCACACCCGCTTCCGCAGCCACGGTCCCAAATATGCGGAGCTGGTTCTGGATAAGCCTTTGGATAGGGAGGAGGAGCCAGTAATCAACCTGACAATTACCGCTGTGGATGGCGGGTCCCCGCCCAAGTCTGGCAACGCCCACATCCGCGTGGAGGTCCTGGATGTCAATGACCACGTGCCTCAGTTCTCCCGCCTAGTGTACCGCGTCCAGGTCCCCGAGGACAGCGCCAACAGCTCTCTGGTGGCCACCGTGACAGCCACGGACCAGGACGAGGGCTCCAACAAGGCGATCACATACTCACTGGCACAAAACACTGAAgcagttctccagacttttcagATTGACTCGCAAACTGGAGAGGTTCGACTACGAAGACCCCTTGATTTTGAAGCTGTTGAGACCTATGACATTGACATTCAAGCCACGGATGGTGGAGGCCTCTCGGCTCACAGCAAAGTCCTGGTGGAAGTGGTGGACGTGAATGACAATCCTCCTGAAGTGACTGTTTCTTCCGTTTCGAGCCCTCTCCCGGAGGACTCCCCACTGCAGACTGTGGTGGCCCTTTTCACTGTGCGAGACCGAGACACTCGAGTGGGAGGGAAAATCACCTGCTTCCTCAGAGAGGACCTCCCCTTTTCAGTCAAGCCTACACTTCGTAATTCTTACTCTCTGGTCACTGATAGCAGTTTGGATAGGGAGAGGGTTTCAGGCTATAATGTCACCCTTGTTGCCATGGATACAGGACCACCCAGTCTATCCACAGAGACTGTGCTGGAGGTTCTAATAGCTGACATTAATGACAATCCCCCAGAATTTCTGGAGGACTCCTACATCTTGACTGTCCGAGAAAACAACAGCCCTGCTATTTTTATTGGTAAAGTCCATGCTGAGGATCGTGATGTGGGCAAGAATGCCCAAGTAACATACTCTCTGCTGCCTCCAAAGAGTGGAGACCTGTCGGTCTTTGCTTACATTTCCATAAACGCAGACAATGGGAAGCTCTATGCACTAAGAACCATGGATTATGAAGCCATTCAAGATTTTCAGTTTGTGGTAAAAGCAACTGATGGGGGCTTCATGTCACTAAGCAGCCAAGTTACTGTCAGAGTGGTTGTCCTGGATGACAATGACAACCGCCCAATGATTTTGTACCCACTGCAGAATGGCACCTTTCCCTGCAATGACCTGGTGCCCAGGTCTGCAGAGGCAGGGTACCTGGTGACCAAAGTAGTGGCTGTGGATGGTGACTCAGGTCAAAACTCTTGGCTTTCATATCATCTGCTAAAGGCCACTGACCCTGGGTTATTCTCTGTTCAACAGCAAAATGGGGAAATTCGCACATTACGGCAGATATCTGAGAGAGATCCCATGATGCAGAAACTGATCATTCTTGTGCAGGATCATGGTCAACCAGCTCTTTCCACTACTGCCTCACTCAACATTCTGCTGGTAGAAGGCTTTTCTGAGCCCTACCTGCAGTTCAGGGATCCATCCAAGGAGCCCACAAGGGTAAATCCAACCactaaatatttagttatttccctggctgtgctttcttttctcttcctcctctctgtcacagTGATCTTTGTCATACACATCTACCATAAGATTACTAAATACAGAGAAAAGTTCACAATCCAAGAGCACTTCTATGATGACTGTAATTTCCCTAACAACCTAGTACAAGGAGGAGCCAATGGATCCTTAACACAGCCTTGTCCCTATGAAATGTGTTCAGCGACAGGCACTAGCAATAGTGAGTTCCGATTTCTTAAGCGCTTTATGCCTAACTTCCCCTTTCCACATGGCACTGGAGAGGTGAAAAGAGAGGCTGGCTCCAGTTTGCCAGCAAATTCTAATAGGAAGAGGTCTCAGGGGTCAGGGGGCCATGCCCAAGGATCTGATGACTATATGTAG